ACCGACAAACTCGCCCAGAAGCAACAAATATGTGCTCTAGTTTAAGCGACTTGTTTGCCTGTATCAGGGCCCAGGGAAATTCCGACACGGATtccaccagcaccacccatCGGCGGAATATCGCTGACCTGGACGATGAGGCGCCCGATCTGCAGCTCCAACAGGAGCAGACCCGCAAGTGGAACGATCTTTCTATGCCACAGCGACACGATTCGTTTCCAGTTCCTCCTCCTTCAGCTGGATCTCCATCAACGGGCTACCTTCGTCCCTCATTGCGGTCAGCACGGGTCTCCTACGAAGCCTTGGAGCGCTACGATCGAATTTTTGGCAGATCTTTCCAAGACGCCGGGTCATCTGGTTCAGTTCGAAATATTCCCGACCAGTTCTAGGCGGAAATTGTTTGGGATTTCGGCATTGACATTAAACATGTGATCCCGCATATTCCGCTAAAAGTCGAAcacaataaatacattttacacattttccTGACTTGACTATATGGACAATTTACTTGCATGCGATGGCTGGCTGGTGTTCGGCGCTGCGACGAAACTTGGCCAAACCATTGGATTAAACATAAAGCTGAAAAGGCAGAAAGTTCGGTTCGACTTGCGTGCGTGAAAGATTGCGAAGGTTTTACCGGATTTGGCCGTCCTCATCCGTACACCTGTTTAATCAGGGGCGTTCTGGCCTGCCAATTGGCGACTTAATTGGAAGGAAATGAAGCGGCGGCCTAAAGCAGAAAACATTTGGCATTAATTGCTGGTGGTGTGCCAAGGGGGGTTGGGGAGGGGGTCCACTTTCCTTCAGACACTTCAGACTTAAACACACAAGTTTTACAAATGTGGCACGCAGTCGCAACAagaacggaaacggaaaatgtTATTTCGCAGCCACGAATGCAATTCCAGCAAACAAATGGCTCACAATGGGTGAAGTAAACCCCCGAAGCCACTACTGCCAAAGGAGGTGACTTTGCCCATTAGTCGGTTTAGGTGTCGTTTGCCGCTCTGCTGAAAGTTTCCAGCGAATGTCGCACTAAAAGTTGTCTTTCTCGCGATTGCGATACAGATGTGAATATATAGGAGGTCTTAAAGGGTGGGTGGACAATGCTGCAAGGAGCATGGAAGCAGATCTTGATGGGCTGCAGTAGCTGTGTCTTATCCGACTCGGAATTGCTTTGGAAGAAACGAGTTCACACTGACTGTATGCTACGACCGGAAGAAGAGCCCAATTGATAGGTCAACAATGAAACAGTGCAACTGCAAACTTGCTTTAGAAACG
The DNA window shown above is from Drosophila melanogaster chromosome X and carries:
- the CG14635 gene encoding uncharacterized protein, with translation MCSSLSDLFACIRAQGNSDTDSTSTTHRRNIADLDDEAPDLQLQQEQTRKWNDLSMPQRHDSFPVPPPSAGSPSTGYLRPSLRSARVSYEALERYDRIFGRSFQDAGSSGSVRNIPDQF